A stretch of Lathyrus oleraceus cultivar Zhongwan6 chromosome 6, CAAS_Psat_ZW6_1.0, whole genome shotgun sequence DNA encodes these proteins:
- the LOC127095600 gene encoding uncharacterized protein LOC127095600, translating into MKDESMDVISKLLVVCDFTEVFLDDICDFPPKCKVEFTIYLVVGTSTMSRAPYQMSAAELSELKKQLKDLIEKKSFVRGFCLGVTIKNKYQFSRIEDLMGQLVGVSVFNKINLHLGYHQICVKHEDILMSAFRARYGHYEYSEVFAYVNVGGSRVRVDRAIKKHEFYM; encoded by the exons ATGAAGGATGAAAGTATGGATGTGATCAGTAAGTTACTTGTGGTGTGTGATTTTACGGAAGTCTTTCTTGATGATATCTGTGATTTTCCACCAAAGTGCAAAGTTGAGTTTACCATATACTTAGTAGTTGGTACTAGTACAATGTCGAGGGCTCCTTATCAAATGTCTGCTGCAGAGTTGAGTGAATTAAAGAAGCAACTGAAAGATCTAATTGAAAAGAAGTCGTTCGTCCGAGGGTTTTGTCTGGG GGTGACTATAAAAAATAAGTATCAATTTTCGAGGATTGAGGACTTGATGGGTCAGTTGGTTGGTGTTTCTGTGTTTAACAAGATAAACTTGCATTTGGGTTATCACCAGATATGTGTGAAGCATGAAGATATTCTGATGTCTGCTTTCAGAGCGAGGTATGGACATTACGAGTATTCG GAAGTCTTTGCATATGTCAATGTTGGTGGTTCGAGAGTTCGAGTTGATCGAGCAATTAAGAAACACGAGTTTTATATGTGA